One Citricoccus sp. K5 DNA window includes the following coding sequences:
- a CDS encoding Na+/H+ antiporter subunit A → MLTVLIALFAMALVAPLVFRVADRNGFYILAAVPAAGFVWLLFQLPAVLEAQEAVNSGASPPAAAPGGLVQTYEWIPDLGINLSFRMDALAAFMGLIVLGVGALVLAYCARYFTVNEPRNAAFGAQLIAFAGAMFGLVTTDDLMVLYTFWELTSVLSFLLIGYSAHRIFARRSAIQALIVTTFGGLAMLVGLVMLGQAAGTYRLSEIVARGQDLMAGPYGGAFMEWAIVLVLVGALSKSAQAPFHFWLPAAMAAPTPVSAYLHAAAMVKAGVYLVARLAPAFAESGWWQALVLGVGLWTMIVGGWRALRQTDIKLVLAYGTVSQLGFLMVANGLGNQDAAMAGLAMLVAHALFKAPLFMVVGIIDHEAGTRDLAKLSGIGRNHPWLTATAVICAASMAGIPPLFGFVAKESVLEALLHWAEAGSGGGLWADVWAWTPLVVVALGSVLTVAYSARFVWGAFATKKLRTDGELKTVTDTRFHGPVTFGALGPSALLALACVVGAFIPTVMDALPVAFGGSMAALEPGAEPAYLALWHGFTPILAISVGIVLLGLALYAVKDGVARFQEAVPSWVDAQRLYRATLRGLDDVAVWVTGRTQRGSLSFYLFIILAVAFIAPLLALLFPHEHDGGAGMAVSIFSSAKWTWGDSVAQILVGAAIITGAIAAIRARKRFMAVLLVSVCGYGLAAIFALQGAPDLALTQLLVESIVLVAMVLGLRVLPAGWYTRDRTNIRWAHAVLGILFGLVMIWVAITVMASRTADPISLEMPQLAYEDGGGANIVNVLLVDIRAWDTFGELTVLAAAATGVASLVFIQHRDRRTGDLDKVASGSVGRYSPKGPAESRQLAALRKFAIVDEDQWLVAGRTVAPERRSIIFEVVTRLVFHVIILLSIYLLLAGHNTPGGGFAGGLIAGLALTIRYLAGGRYELEQAMPIPAGVLLGSGLALAAVTGMVPLFFGGQVFQSAIIDFTLPVLGHVKFVTATIFDIGVYLVVVGLVIDVLRSLGSEVDRRHEVETTALVEAEKRRREARAGLAAATSDTASTSASGSPAGTTTTSTTGSTGAAGTTGTGTVTP, encoded by the coding sequence GTGCTGACTGTGCTCATTGCTCTCTTTGCAATGGCACTCGTGGCACCCTTGGTCTTCCGGGTCGCGGATCGCAACGGGTTCTACATCCTCGCCGCCGTCCCGGCCGCAGGTTTCGTCTGGCTCCTGTTCCAGTTGCCCGCCGTCCTCGAGGCTCAGGAGGCCGTCAACTCGGGGGCCTCCCCGCCCGCCGCCGCTCCCGGCGGACTCGTCCAGACCTACGAGTGGATCCCCGACCTCGGTATCAATCTGTCCTTCCGGATGGACGCCCTCGCCGCGTTCATGGGGTTGATCGTCCTTGGCGTCGGCGCTCTCGTGCTCGCGTACTGTGCCCGGTACTTCACGGTCAACGAGCCGCGCAATGCGGCCTTCGGCGCCCAGCTGATCGCTTTCGCCGGCGCCATGTTCGGACTGGTCACCACGGACGACCTGATGGTGCTCTACACGTTCTGGGAACTGACCTCCGTCCTCTCGTTCCTGCTGATCGGCTACTCCGCCCACCGCATCTTCGCGCGCCGGTCCGCTATCCAGGCCCTGATCGTCACCACCTTCGGCGGTCTGGCGATGCTGGTCGGACTGGTGATGCTCGGTCAGGCCGCCGGCACCTACCGCCTCTCCGAGATCGTGGCCCGCGGTCAGGACCTGATGGCCGGTCCCTACGGCGGCGCATTCATGGAGTGGGCCATCGTGCTCGTCCTCGTGGGTGCCCTCTCCAAGTCCGCGCAGGCTCCCTTCCACTTCTGGCTCCCGGCAGCCATGGCCGCCCCGACCCCGGTCTCCGCCTACCTCCACGCCGCCGCCATGGTCAAGGCCGGCGTCTACCTCGTCGCCCGCCTCGCCCCGGCGTTCGCGGAGTCCGGCTGGTGGCAGGCGCTCGTGCTGGGCGTCGGTCTCTGGACCATGATCGTCGGCGGCTGGCGGGCCCTGCGCCAGACGGACATCAAGCTGGTCCTGGCCTACGGAACCGTGTCCCAGCTCGGCTTCCTCATGGTCGCCAACGGGCTCGGCAACCAGGACGCCGCCATGGCAGGCCTGGCCATGCTGGTGGCCCACGCCCTGTTCAAGGCGCCCTTGTTCATGGTCGTCGGCATCATCGACCACGAGGCAGGCACACGTGATCTCGCCAAGCTCTCCGGGATCGGCCGGAACCACCCCTGGCTGACCGCCACCGCCGTCATCTGCGCCGCCTCCATGGCCGGCATCCCGCCGCTCTTCGGCTTCGTCGCCAAGGAGTCCGTCCTCGAGGCACTCCTGCACTGGGCCGAGGCCGGTTCCGGCGGCGGACTCTGGGCCGACGTCTGGGCCTGGACACCGCTCGTGGTCGTCGCGCTCGGCTCAGTCCTGACGGTGGCCTACTCGGCCCGCTTCGTGTGGGGTGCGTTCGCCACCAAGAAGCTCCGCACGGACGGTGAGCTGAAGACCGTCACGGACACGCGCTTCCACGGCCCCGTCACGTTCGGCGCCCTCGGCCCGTCCGCACTGCTGGCCCTGGCGTGCGTGGTCGGCGCCTTCATCCCCACCGTCATGGACGCCCTCCCGGTGGCCTTCGGCGGATCGATGGCGGCACTCGAACCCGGTGCCGAGCCCGCCTACCTGGCCCTGTGGCACGGCTTCACGCCGATCCTGGCCATCTCCGTGGGCATCGTCCTGCTCGGCCTTGCCCTCTACGCCGTCAAGGACGGCGTGGCCCGCTTCCAGGAGGCCGTGCCGTCCTGGGTGGACGCGCAGCGCCTCTACCGCGCCACGCTGCGGGGACTGGATGACGTGGCCGTCTGGGTCACCGGCCGCACCCAGCGCGGTTCCCTGAGCTTCTACCTCTTCATCATCCTGGCGGTCGCCTTCATCGCACCCCTGCTGGCGCTGCTGTTCCCCCACGAGCACGACGGCGGCGCGGGCATGGCCGTGTCCATCTTCAGTTCCGCGAAGTGGACGTGGGGCGATTCCGTCGCCCAGATCCTCGTCGGGGCGGCCATCATCACCGGCGCCATCGCCGCGATCCGGGCCCGAAAGCGGTTCATGGCGGTGCTGCTCGTCTCCGTGTGCGGCTACGGGCTGGCAGCCATCTTCGCTCTGCAGGGTGCCCCGGACCTGGCCCTGACGCAGCTGCTGGTGGAGTCCATCGTCCTGGTGGCCATGGTGCTCGGCCTGCGCGTGCTGCCCGCCGGCTGGTACACGCGGGACCGCACCAATATCCGCTGGGCCCACGCAGTGCTCGGCATCCTGTTCGGCCTGGTCATGATCTGGGTGGCGATCACCGTCATGGCCTCCCGGACCGCCGACCCCATCTCCCTGGAGATGCCGCAACTGGCCTATGAGGATGGCGGCGGAGCCAACATCGTCAACGTGCTGCTCGTGGACATCCGCGCCTGGGACACCTTCGGCGAGCTCACCGTGCTGGCCGCGGCCGCCACCGGGGTGGCCTCGCTGGTCTTCATCCAGCACCGGGACCGCCGCACCGGCGACCTGGACAAGGTGGCCTCCGGCTCGGTGGGCCGCTACAGCCCCAAGGGACCCGCTGAGTCCCGGCAGTTGGCCGCCCTGCGCAAGTTCGCCATCGTGGACGAGGACCAGTGGCTCGTTGCCGGGCGCACCGTGGCCCCGGAGCGACGTTCCATTATCTTCGAGGTGGTCACCCGGCTCGTGTTCCACGTGATCATCCTGCTTTCCATCTATCTCCTGCTGGCCGGCCACAACACGCCGGGCGGCGGGTTCGCCGGCGGACTGATCGCCGGCCTCGCCCTGACCATCCGCTACCTGGCCGGCGGCCGCTACGAGCTCGAACAGGCGATGCCCATCCCCGCCGGTGTCCTGCTGGGCTCGGGGCTCGCCCTGGCTGCCGTCACCGGCATGGTTCCGCTGTTCTTCGGCGGCCAGGTTTTCCAATCGGCCATCATCGACTTCACCCTGCCGGTGCTGGGGCATGTCAAGTTCGTCACGGCCACGATCTTCGACATCGGTGTCTATCTCGTGGTGGTCGGCCTGGTCATCGACGTCCTACGTTCCCTCGGCTCGGAGGTGGACCGCCGCCACGAGGTAGAGACCACGGCCCTCGTGGAGGCTGAGAAGCGTCGCCGTGAGGCCCGTGCCGGCCTCGCAGCAGCCACCTCCGACACCGCCTCGACCTCCGCCTCCGGCTCACCGGCTGGCACGACCACCACGTCCACCACCGGGTCCACCGGTGCTGCGGGGACCACGGGAACCGGGACGGTGACGCCATGA
- a CDS encoding AEC family transporter — MLEVISGFTVVWVIILVGYVTGRSKVLGDHGQPVLSRLAFFVASPALLFDTLSTADVQSVLGPQLLVAGISAFAAAGLYLLLARFILPKRDGSETVIGALSASMVNSANLGIPIAAYVLGDAALAAPVLIFQLAIYTPIYVASLDSTTLAEARRRADAEGPSGHDAGRSPGPKRPPNRWVAFWRQVGHIAVNPMIIGSVLGLVFSATGWVLPEPIAESISLIAGASIPAMLVAFGMSLVGSKPFEKAAGRRPDVALASAIKLLIHPLLAWVVAGPLFGMEGNELLIAVVLGSLPTAQNVFVSASRYETGMVASKDTILITTIVAIPAMIAVALIFA; from the coding sequence GTGCTGGAGGTCATCTCCGGATTCACGGTCGTCTGGGTGATCATCCTGGTCGGCTACGTCACCGGCCGTTCGAAGGTCCTCGGTGACCATGGTCAGCCGGTCCTGTCACGTCTCGCCTTCTTCGTGGCCAGCCCCGCACTGCTCTTCGACACGCTCTCCACCGCTGACGTGCAGTCCGTGCTGGGCCCGCAGCTGCTGGTCGCAGGCATCTCCGCCTTCGCCGCCGCTGGCCTCTACCTCCTGCTGGCACGGTTCATCCTGCCGAAGCGTGACGGCTCGGAGACCGTCATCGGCGCCCTGAGCGCCTCGATGGTCAACTCCGCCAACCTCGGCATCCCCATCGCCGCCTATGTCCTCGGCGATGCCGCCCTCGCCGCCCCGGTGCTGATCTTCCAGCTCGCCATCTACACCCCCATCTACGTGGCGTCGCTGGACTCGACCACCCTGGCCGAGGCCCGCCGCCGCGCGGATGCGGAAGGCCCATCAGGGCACGACGCCGGCCGCTCGCCCGGTCCGAAGCGGCCGCCCAACCGGTGGGTCGCCTTCTGGCGGCAGGTCGGCCACATCGCGGTGAATCCGATGATCATCGGATCGGTGCTCGGACTGGTCTTCTCAGCAACCGGGTGGGTCCTGCCGGAGCCGATCGCCGAATCCATCAGTTTGATCGCCGGGGCGTCCATCCCGGCCATGCTGGTGGCGTTCGGCATGTCCCTGGTAGGTTCCAAGCCCTTCGAGAAGGCTGCCGGCCGCCGGCCGGACGTGGCACTGGCCTCCGCCATCAAGCTGCTGATCCATCCGCTGCTCGCGTGGGTCGTGGCCGGGCCGCTGTTCGGGATGGAGGGCAACGAGCTGCTGATCGCGGTCGTCCTGGGCTCCCTGCCCACGGCGCAGAACGTGTTCGTCTCGGCCTCCCGCTATGAGACCGGCATGGTGGCCTCGAAGGACACGATCCTCATCACCACCATCGTGGCGATCCCGGCCATGATCGCCGTCGCACTGATCTTCGCCTGA
- a CDS encoding MFS transporter, whose product MSTPNAPASPTAMADAGPIDRPLNRRHVTAWALWDWGSASFNAVMVTFVFATYLASDSFGPDDRGTQWLTAANAIGGIVVALTAPVMGQRSDRGGRRKLWLGINTGVVILLTALCFFVRPDEAYLLLGVVLIAAANVAFEFAGVNYNAMLLQVATPKTIGKVSGIGWGAGYVGGIFLLLILYVGFISGDTHWLGVTNDDAMNIRVVALFSALWFVAFALPLFFSTPEHRGSGEEEKVSLLESYRRLWRTIVGLWRHQRNTFWFLASSAVFRDGVSAVFAYGAILGTTVYCVDPADILIFGIAANVVAAAGSFAGGWIDDRIGPKRVIMGSLVGLIVAAGVIFFLNGTTAFWIFGLLLCFFVGPVQSSSRSFLGRLTSEARAGEIYGLYATTGRAVSFLTPALISVGIALTGDSRYMVPAILLVLIAGMALLVRVRDPKTEDTF is encoded by the coding sequence ATGAGCACACCCAACGCGCCGGCGTCGCCCACGGCCATGGCGGACGCCGGTCCGATCGACCGCCCCCTGAACCGGAGACACGTCACCGCGTGGGCGCTGTGGGACTGGGGCTCCGCCTCCTTCAACGCGGTGATGGTGACGTTCGTGTTCGCCACCTATCTGGCCTCGGATTCATTCGGGCCGGATGACCGGGGCACGCAGTGGCTCACCGCGGCCAACGCGATCGGCGGAATCGTGGTGGCACTCACCGCTCCCGTGATGGGCCAGCGCTCGGACCGGGGCGGCCGGCGCAAGCTGTGGCTGGGCATCAACACCGGTGTGGTCATCCTGCTCACGGCCCTGTGCTTCTTCGTCCGCCCGGACGAGGCGTACCTGTTGCTCGGTGTGGTCCTGATCGCCGCCGCCAATGTGGCCTTCGAGTTCGCCGGGGTGAACTACAACGCCATGCTGCTGCAGGTGGCCACCCCGAAGACCATCGGCAAGGTCTCCGGCATCGGCTGGGGTGCGGGTTATGTGGGCGGGATCTTCCTGCTGCTCATCCTCTACGTGGGCTTCATCTCGGGGGACACGCACTGGCTCGGGGTGACCAATGACGACGCGATGAACATCCGTGTGGTGGCCCTCTTCTCAGCCCTGTGGTTCGTTGCCTTCGCCCTGCCGCTGTTCTTCAGCACCCCTGAACACCGGGGCTCCGGCGAGGAAGAGAAGGTCAGCCTGCTCGAGTCCTACCGCCGTCTCTGGCGGACCATCGTGGGATTGTGGCGGCATCAGCGCAACACCTTCTGGTTCCTGGCGTCCTCGGCCGTCTTCCGTGACGGCGTCAGCGCGGTCTTCGCCTATGGTGCCATCCTCGGCACCACGGTCTACTGCGTGGATCCGGCCGACATCCTCATCTTCGGCATCGCCGCCAACGTGGTCGCCGCCGCCGGCTCCTTCGCCGGGGGCTGGATCGATGACCGGATCGGGCCGAAGCGCGTCATCATGGGGTCGCTGGTCGGGCTGATCGTCGCCGCCGGGGTCATCTTCTTCCTCAACGGGACCACGGCCTTCTGGATCTTCGGATTGCTCCTGTGCTTCTTTGTAGGCCCCGTCCAGTCCTCGTCCCGGTCCTTCCTCGGCAGGCTGACCTCCGAAGCGCGGGCGGGGGAGATCTACGGCCTCTATGCCACCACCGGACGGGCGGTGTCCTTCCTGACCCCGGCCCTGATCTCCGTGGGGATCGCCCTGACCGGCGACTCGCGGTATATGGTCCCTGCCATCCTGCTGGTGCTGATCGCCGGCATGGCCCTGCTGGTCAGGGTGCGGGATCCGAAGACCGAGGACACCTTTTGA
- a CDS encoding glycine cleavage T C-terminal barrel domain-containing protein, protein MQNTHPNVPSIDQRDRTVPINLRQSGPTPVQMLIDTRVRKSPYWHLSMEAGCWRASVYNRMYHPRGYVRPEEGGMMAEYDSLVNHVTMWNVAVERQIRVQGPGAEDFVNFVITRDATKIPVMHARYVILCNEDGGILNDPVLLRVAQDEFWFSLSDSDLMFWLQGVNVGRRFEVDIREIDVSPVQIQGPKSVDLMADLFGPAVAELPSYGLLAGDVGGCPVIVSQTGFSGEKGYEIYLTDSTLHAETLWNTVLEAGRPHQLAVVAPAHHRRIAAGILSWGQDMDQETLPFQANLGYQVPRQKSADYIGKAALEEARRQLEAGTPPYTHQLVGLRLGGKPIEDYAPDFWLISPTHDGGAGEPVGYVTSPWFSPELGQNIAMGYVPVDFTGMGTQLWVQLPDEYSDVPGSPVAAEVVEVPFRPSVNPNQREILRQRGLDAAV, encoded by the coding sequence ATGCAGAACACCCACCCCAACGTCCCCTCGATCGATCAACGTGACCGCACCGTCCCGATCAATCTCCGGCAGTCCGGTCCGACCCCGGTCCAGATGCTGATCGACACCCGCGTCCGCAAATCGCCCTATTGGCACCTGTCCATGGAGGCCGGCTGCTGGCGGGCCTCGGTCTACAACCGCATGTACCACCCGCGCGGCTACGTCCGGCCGGAGGAGGGCGGGATGATGGCCGAGTACGACTCGCTCGTGAACCACGTGACGATGTGGAACGTGGCAGTGGAGCGGCAGATCCGGGTCCAGGGCCCCGGTGCCGAGGACTTCGTGAACTTCGTCATCACCCGTGACGCCACCAAGATCCCCGTCATGCATGCCCGCTACGTCATCCTCTGCAACGAGGACGGCGGGATCCTCAACGATCCGGTCCTGCTGCGCGTGGCCCAGGACGAGTTCTGGTTCAGCCTTTCGGACTCTGACCTGATGTTCTGGCTTCAGGGCGTCAACGTCGGCCGCCGGTTCGAGGTGGACATCCGCGAGATCGACGTCTCGCCGGTGCAGATCCAGGGCCCGAAGTCGGTGGACCTGATGGCGGACCTGTTCGGCCCGGCCGTGGCCGAGCTGCCGTCCTACGGCCTGCTGGCCGGTGATGTGGGCGGCTGCCCCGTCATCGTCTCCCAGACCGGCTTCAGCGGGGAGAAGGGCTACGAGATCTACCTGACGGACTCCACGCTGCACGCAGAGACCCTGTGGAACACGGTCCTGGAGGCCGGCAGGCCCCACCAGCTGGCCGTCGTCGCCCCGGCGCACCACCGCCGGATCGCGGCCGGGATCCTGTCCTGGGGCCAGGACATGGACCAGGAGACCCTGCCCTTCCAGGCCAACCTCGGCTATCAGGTCCCCCGGCAGAAGTCCGCGGACTACATCGGCAAGGCTGCCCTGGAGGAGGCTCGGCGCCAGCTCGAAGCCGGCACCCCGCCCTACACCCACCAGCTGGTGGGCCTGCGGCTGGGTGGCAAGCCCATCGAGGACTATGCGCCGGACTTCTGGCTCATCAGCCCCACGCACGACGGCGGCGCGGGCGAGCCGGTCGGCTACGTCACCTCCCCCTGGTTCTCACCAGAGCTCGGCCAGAACATCGCCATGGGCTACGTGCCGGTGGACTTCACCGGGATGGGGACCCAGCTGTGGGTCCAGCTGCCGGACGAGTACTCCGATGTCCCGGGCAGCCCCGTGGCCGCCGAGGTGGTCGAGGTCCCCTTCCGGCCCTCCGTCAACCCGAACCAGCGCGAGATCCTCCGCCAGCGGGGGTTGGATGCCGCCGTTTGA
- the dcd gene encoding dCTP deaminase, translated as MLLSDRDIRAELGAGRIQLDPLVLDMVQPSSVDVRLDRFFRLFDNHKYAHIDPAEPQEELTRLVEVDPEEPFILHPGEFVLGSTYEQVTLPDDVAARLEGKSSLGRLGLLTHSTAGFIDPGFSGHVTLELSNMATLPIKLWPGSKIGQLCFFRLSSPAEHSYGSGPYLNRYQGQRGPTASRSHQNFHRTVIER; from the coding sequence GTGCTTCTCTCAGATCGCGATATCAGGGCCGAACTCGGCGCCGGACGCATCCAGCTGGACCCCTTGGTGCTTGACATGGTCCAGCCCTCCAGCGTGGACGTCCGCCTTGACCGGTTCTTCCGGCTCTTCGACAACCACAAGTACGCGCACATCGACCCGGCCGAACCGCAGGAAGAACTGACCCGGCTGGTCGAGGTGGATCCCGAGGAACCGTTCATCCTGCACCCGGGGGAGTTCGTGCTGGGTTCCACCTATGAGCAGGTCACCCTGCCGGATGACGTCGCCGCGCGCCTGGAGGGCAAGAGCTCGCTGGGCCGCCTGGGCCTGCTGACGCACTCGACCGCCGGCTTCATCGACCCCGGCTTCTCCGGGCATGTGACGCTCGAGCTGTCCAATATGGCGACCCTGCCGATCAAGCTGTGGCCCGGCTCGAAGATCGGCCAGCTCTGCTTCTTCCGGCTGTCCTCGCCGGCCGAGCACTCCTACGGCTCCGGCCCCTACCTGAACCGCTACCAGGGACAGCGCGGCCCCACGGCGTCCCGCTCGCACCAGAACTTCCACCGGACCGTCATCGAACGTTGA
- a CDS encoding DUF559 domain-containing protein gives MASLLDLTDLIILGDPSDRLAPTADLGYRDQKIAIQYDGRHHRTASQQASDAYRDAWFQERGWLVIRLTSLALGQGFSRLIQVVRRRFEAHGNSATA, from the coding sequence ATGGCCAGTCTCCTGGACCTCACCGACCTCATCATCCTGGGGGATCCCAGCGACCGCTTGGCCCCAACGGCAGACCTGGGTTACCGAGATCAGAAGATTGCCATCCAGTACGACGGAAGACACCATCGCACGGCATCACAGCAGGCCTCCGATGCCTACCGAGACGCGTGGTTCCAGGAACGCGGATGGCTCGTGATCCGCCTGACGTCGCTCGCCCTCGGCCAGGGTTTCAGTCGCTTGATCCAAGTGGTTCGCCGCCGGTTCGAGGCTCATGGCAACTCAGCCACGGCGTAG